In one window of Desulfovermiculus halophilus DSM 18834 DNA:
- a CDS encoding redox-sensing transcriptional repressor Rex, whose product MKTEKIPRATVQRMAVYVQLLEELIGRKQKVVSSDKLARECDVNPSQIRKDLAYFGEFGVRGVGYYTQDLLQAIMHFLGIDRVWNCALVGVGNLGRALLRHEQLRERGFVIVAAFDCDPFKIGEVVAGHEIVCTRRLKEKRSELKVEIGLITTPPDRAQRAANHMVEAGFKGIINFAPTRIHVPQDVTVNYVDFTNHLISLAFDITHRTKPSTQASG is encoded by the coding sequence TTGAAAACAGAAAAGATTCCCAGGGCCACCGTCCAACGGATGGCCGTCTACGTTCAGCTCCTGGAAGAGCTGATCGGGAGGAAGCAAAAGGTCGTTTCCTCCGACAAGCTGGCCAGGGAATGTGATGTGAATCCATCACAGATCAGAAAGGATCTGGCATACTTCGGCGAGTTCGGCGTTCGAGGGGTCGGGTATTACACCCAGGATCTGCTCCAGGCCATCATGCATTTTCTGGGTATTGACCGGGTCTGGAACTGTGCATTGGTAGGGGTCGGGAATCTGGGGCGGGCTCTGCTGCGGCACGAGCAGCTCAGAGAACGGGGCTTTGTGATTGTGGCCGCCTTCGACTGTGATCCCTTCAAGATCGGCGAGGTCGTGGCCGGGCATGAGATCGTCTGCACCCGGCGACTGAAGGAAAAGAGAAGCGAGCTCAAGGTGGAGATCGGGCTGATCACAACACCACCGGACAGGGCTCAGCGGGCGGCAAACCATATGGTTGAAGCCGGCTTCAAGGGGATTATCAATTTTGCTCCGACCCGGATCCACGTTCCTCAGGATGTGACTGTCAACTATGTAGACTTTACCAATCATCTCATCTCATTGGCCTTCGACATCACCCACCGGACCAAACCGTCGACTCAAGCCTCCGGGTAA
- the rpmE gene encoding 50S ribosomal protein L31, with translation MKDGIHPKAYQATIRCSCGYEVQTRSTRGEHIEVDICSNCHPFYTGKQRFVDTAGRIDRFRRKYAQFQNAGKTESGA, from the coding sequence ATGAAAGACGGTATACATCCAAAGGCATATCAGGCCACCATCCGCTGCTCGTGCGGATATGAAGTCCAGACCCGTTCCACGCGCGGGGAGCATATTGAGGTGGATATCTGTTCCAATTGCCATCCGTTCTATACAGGCAAGCAACGCTTTGTGGACACTGCGGGACGAATCGACCGGTTTCGCCGCAAGTATGCGCAGTTTCAGAACGCCGGGAAAACCGAAAGCGGCGCATAG
- the prfA gene encoding peptide chain release factor 1, producing the protein MQAKLDELESQFAELEEQLSMPEIYQDQKRYSEVAKAHSGLAEIVHTYQEYKRVLEEQEEHQELADDSDPEIRELARAELEKVNNRLEELESTLKRLLVPKDPLDDKPVILEIRAGTGGEEAALFAGDLLRMYTRYAEHMGWKVELLDSNQTGGGGFKEVIASIRGQQVYRRLKYESGVHRVQRVPSTESQGRIHTSAVTVAILAEAEEVDVHIEPQDLRVDVFRASGPGGQSVNTTDSAVRITHVPTGVVVSCQDEKSQHKNRAKAMTVLRSRLLKMKQDQAKEEQDQARKSQVGSGDRSERIRTYNFPQSRITDHRINLTVYNLESVLAGGLEEIIDPLIQAMHGNQSQDLQGVA; encoded by the coding sequence ATGCAGGCCAAACTCGATGAGTTGGAATCTCAGTTTGCCGAGCTGGAAGAGCAGCTCAGCATGCCTGAGATCTATCAAGACCAGAAGCGCTACAGTGAAGTGGCCAAGGCCCATTCCGGTCTGGCCGAGATCGTACATACCTACCAGGAGTACAAGAGGGTTCTGGAAGAGCAGGAAGAACACCAGGAGCTGGCAGACGATTCAGACCCCGAGATCAGGGAGCTGGCCCGGGCAGAACTGGAGAAGGTGAACAACCGCCTGGAGGAGCTCGAAAGTACCCTGAAGCGGCTGCTTGTGCCCAAGGACCCCTTGGATGACAAGCCGGTCATTCTGGAGATCCGAGCCGGAACCGGAGGGGAGGAGGCGGCTCTCTTTGCCGGGGACCTGTTGCGGATGTACACCCGGTATGCCGAGCATATGGGCTGGAAGGTCGAGCTGCTGGATTCCAATCAGACCGGAGGTGGGGGATTTAAGGAGGTGATCGCCTCTATCCGTGGGCAGCAGGTGTACAGGAGACTCAAGTACGAGTCCGGTGTGCATAGAGTGCAGCGGGTGCCCAGCACTGAGTCCCAGGGCAGGATCCATACCTCGGCAGTAACCGTGGCCATCTTGGCTGAAGCCGAAGAAGTGGATGTGCACATTGAACCCCAGGATCTGCGCGTGGATGTCTTCAGAGCCTCCGGGCCGGGCGGTCAGAGCGTGAACACCACTGATTCCGCGGTGCGGATCACCCACGTCCCAACCGGTGTTGTGGTCAGCTGCCAAGATGAAAAGTCCCAGCACAAGAATCGGGCCAAGGCCATGACTGTTCTGCGCTCCAGGCTGTTGAAGATGAAGCAGGATCAAGCCAAGGAAGAGCAGGATCAGGCCCGGAAGTCTCAAGTCGGATCAGGGGACCGTTCGGAGCGGATCCGGACCTACAACTTTCCCCAGAGCCGGATAACAGATCATCGGATCAATCTGACCGTCTATAACCTGGAAAGCGTCCTCGCCGGCGGACTGGAAGAGATCATCGATCCATTGATTCAGGCCATGCACGGCAATCAGAGCCAGGATTTACAGGGGGTGGCCTAA